One Streptomyces lincolnensis genomic region harbors:
- a CDS encoding alpha/beta fold hydrolase: protein MSTPTVVLVHGAFADAGSWAGVITELQSDGIAVIAPPNPLRGLASDSAYVASVAAQVEGPVVLVGHSYGGALITVAGTTENVVGLVYVAAYALDEGESLGELQNRFPLSPLVGNLKEWTYPVAGGDPAVEVTIAEDAFPSVFAADVPADVTRVLAAAQRPLAAAAFEETATAAAWRTKPSWALVAGADNAINPEVERFGAKRAGATVVELEGASHAVAVSRPKAVADLIRDAVRATS from the coding sequence ATGTCGACCCCTACGGTCGTTCTGGTCCACGGCGCATTCGCCGACGCCGGCAGCTGGGCCGGTGTCATCACCGAGCTCCAGAGCGACGGCATCGCGGTGATCGCCCCGCCCAACCCGCTGCGCGGCCTGGCCTCCGACTCCGCGTACGTGGCGTCCGTGGCCGCCCAGGTCGAGGGACCCGTCGTCCTGGTGGGCCACTCCTACGGCGGCGCCCTCATCACCGTGGCCGGCACGACGGAGAACGTCGTCGGTCTGGTCTACGTGGCCGCCTACGCCCTGGACGAGGGCGAGAGCCTCGGCGAGCTCCAGAACCGCTTCCCGCTCTCCCCGCTGGTCGGCAACCTCAAGGAGTGGACGTACCCCGTGGCGGGCGGGGACCCGGCCGTCGAGGTCACCATCGCCGAGGACGCCTTCCCGTCGGTGTTCGCCGCCGACGTCCCGGCGGACGTCACCCGGGTCCTCGCGGCGGCCCAACGCCCGCTGGCGGCCGCCGCGTTCGAGGAGACCGCCACCGCGGCCGCCTGGCGGACCAAGCCGTCCTGGGCCCTGGTGGCCGGCGCGGACAACGCGATCAACCCGGAGGTCGAGCGCTTCGGCGCCAAGCGGGCCGGGGCCACGGTCGTGGAGTTGGAGGGTGCCTCGCACGCCGTGGCCGTCTCCCGGCCGAAGGCGGTCGCCGACCTGATCCGGGACGCCGTACGCGCCACGAGCTGA
- a CDS encoding DUF4239 domain-containing protein translates to MPEWLIYTLASLMVCALVVTIAMLRHRRVSEDEDTSETPDVLEYMVMMVGVVYAIVLGLAVAGVWEARGAADDTVQREAQALYEVDRRLDVYPAAFRDQVRGRIDAYVRHTVDSEWPAMANDEPVDATGARLLDGIRSDITHRAPGDELQAQAYQPLLDRVAAADDARHQRLDSVGSTLPGVVWFGLIAGGFVTLGLLFTLQIRRSARELLLATAFSALVVFLLFLVWSFDAPFGQSGAESADPLRELLTPTV, encoded by the coding sequence GTGCCCGAGTGGCTGATCTACACGCTGGCCTCGCTCATGGTCTGCGCCCTCGTCGTCACCATCGCCATGCTGCGGCATCGCCGGGTCTCCGAGGACGAGGACACCTCCGAGACACCGGATGTCCTGGAGTACATGGTGATGATGGTCGGCGTCGTCTACGCCATCGTGCTCGGCCTGGCCGTGGCCGGTGTGTGGGAGGCGCGCGGTGCCGCCGACGACACTGTGCAGCGCGAGGCGCAGGCCCTGTACGAGGTGGACCGGCGCCTCGACGTGTATCCGGCCGCCTTCCGCGACCAGGTGCGTGGACGCATCGACGCCTACGTCCGCCACACCGTCGACTCCGAGTGGCCCGCCATGGCGAACGACGAGCCCGTCGACGCCACGGGAGCACGGCTGCTGGACGGCATCCGCTCCGACATCACCCACCGCGCTCCGGGCGACGAACTCCAGGCGCAGGCCTACCAGCCGCTGCTGGACCGGGTGGCCGCCGCGGACGACGCCCGCCACCAGCGCCTGGACAGTGTCGGGAGCACGCTGCCCGGGGTGGTGTGGTTCGGTCTGATCGCCGGGGGGTTCGTGACGCTGGGGCTGCTCTTCACGCTCCAGATCCGGCGCTCGGCGCGCGAGTTGCTGCTGGCCACCGCGTTCAGCGCCCTGGTCGTCTTCCTGTTGTTCCTGGTGTGGAGCTTCGACGCGCCCTTCGGCCAGTCGGGCGCGGAGTCGGCCGATCCCTTGCGGGAACTGCTCACACCCACCGTCTGA
- a CDS encoding alpha/beta hydrolase, with protein MSDAAPPVKPVLEPAAQAFVEATANPPYLFDLPPAEGRKAVDEVQSGAIDKPAVDEEWITVPGGPTGQVRTRIVRPAGATGTLPVILYLHGAGWVFGNAHTHDRLVRELATGAGAAVVFPEYDLSPEARYPVAIEQNYTVARWITTHGASKNLDASRLAVAGDSVGGNMSAALTLMAKERGDVSLVQQVLFYPVTDANFDTASYRQFATGYFLRRDGMQWFWDQYTRSEADRARITASPLRATTDQLTGLPPALIITGEADVLRDEGEAYANKLRQAGVAVTAVRYQGIIHDFVMLNALRETHAAQAAITQAVTTLRTALHPA; from the coding sequence ATGTCCGATGCCGCCCCGCCGGTCAAGCCGGTACTGGAGCCCGCTGCGCAGGCGTTCGTCGAGGCGACGGCGAACCCGCCCTACCTCTTCGACCTGCCGCCCGCCGAGGGCCGCAAGGCCGTCGACGAGGTCCAGTCCGGTGCCATCGACAAGCCCGCCGTCGACGAGGAGTGGATCACCGTCCCCGGCGGCCCCACCGGCCAGGTCCGCACCCGCATCGTCCGCCCCGCAGGAGCCACCGGCACCCTCCCGGTCATCCTCTACCTGCACGGCGCCGGCTGGGTCTTCGGCAACGCCCACACCCACGACCGCCTCGTGCGCGAACTCGCCACCGGCGCCGGCGCCGCCGTGGTCTTCCCCGAATACGACCTCTCCCCCGAAGCCCGCTACCCGGTCGCCATCGAGCAGAACTACACCGTCGCCCGATGGATCACCACCCACGGCGCCTCGAAGAACCTGGACGCCTCCCGCCTCGCGGTCGCCGGGGACTCCGTCGGCGGCAACATGAGCGCAGCCCTGACCCTGATGGCCAAAGAGCGCGGCGACGTGTCGCTGGTTCAGCAGGTGCTGTTCTACCCGGTCACCGACGCGAACTTCGACACCGCCTCCTACCGCCAGTTCGCGACCGGCTACTTCCTGCGCCGCGACGGCATGCAGTGGTTCTGGGACCAGTACACCCGGAGCGAAGCGGACCGCGCCCGGATCACCGCCTCCCCGCTGCGCGCCACCACCGACCAGCTCACCGGCCTGCCCCCGGCCCTGATCATCACCGGCGAGGCCGACGTCCTGCGCGACGAGGGCGAGGCGTACGCCAACAAGCTCCGCCAGGCCGGCGTGGCCGTCACCGCCGTCCGCTACCAGGGCATCATCCACGACTTCGTCATGCTCAACGCCCTGCGCGAAACCCACGCCGCCCAGGCCGCCATCACCCAAGCCGTCACCACCCTGCGCACCGCACTCCACCCCGCCTGA
- a CDS encoding helix-turn-helix domain-containing protein has translation MNTTLSTSSLRPSDRAEFWRDAVSRTFIPLDVVLHEREPTVATITSHRFGPLQVSAVTAGPQTVVRDRRMIARDGESHLTLTIQHRGTARLVQDRREVFLGPGQFALSDASRPFEKVLPGTFGLTAFHLPRTALDIGDRELRALTATVFSPGGGCADVVASYLGSLARSAAGLAPESAHHLGLTACDLLATLLREQHGRLAPEAPEAARAMLVRVRSFTLEHLADPRLSPQMIAAAHHISVRYLHKLFESEDTTLTKWIRSRRLAMCRRDLARLPVRGANVAAVAQRWGFVSPAHFSRVFRAAYGLAPREWQEAALACGRARSTAGAGSSPRPAIGRSLPR, from the coding sequence GTGAACACGACCCTGTCGACCTCGTCGCTGCGCCCGTCGGACCGCGCGGAGTTCTGGCGTGACGCCGTGTCGCGCACGTTCATCCCGCTGGACGTCGTCCTGCACGAGAGGGAGCCGACCGTGGCGACCATCACCAGCCATCGGTTCGGTCCCCTCCAGGTCTCGGCGGTCACGGCGGGGCCGCAGACCGTCGTGCGCGATCGCCGGATGATCGCGCGGGACGGGGAGAGCCATCTGACCCTGACGATCCAGCATCGCGGGACGGCGCGGCTCGTCCAGGACCGTCGTGAAGTGTTCCTGGGCCCGGGGCAGTTCGCCCTCTCCGACGCCTCGCGGCCGTTCGAGAAGGTGCTGCCGGGGACGTTCGGCCTGACGGCGTTCCATCTGCCGCGCACCGCCCTCGACATCGGGGACCGGGAGTTACGGGCGCTCACCGCGACGGTGTTCTCGCCCGGCGGCGGGTGCGCGGACGTCGTGGCGAGCTACCTCGGGTCGCTGGCCCGTTCGGCGGCGGGGCTGGCGCCGGAGTCGGCGCACCACCTGGGTCTCACCGCCTGCGACCTGCTGGCCACGCTGCTGCGGGAACAGCACGGCAGGCTCGCCCCGGAAGCTCCGGAGGCGGCCCGGGCCATGCTGGTCCGCGTGCGGAGCTTCACGCTGGAGCACCTGGCCGACCCCCGCCTGTCGCCGCAGATGATCGCGGCCGCGCACCACATCTCGGTGCGCTACCTCCACAAGCTCTTCGAGAGCGAGGACACCACGCTGACGAAGTGGATCCGGTCGCGCCGGCTGGCGATGTGCCGGCGTGATCTCGCCCGGCTGCCGGTGCGCGGGGCCAACGTGGCGGCGGTCGCCCAGCGGTGGGGTTTCGTCAGTCCCGCGCACTTCAGTCGTGTGTTCCGGGCCGCGTACGGCCTGGCGCCCCGGGAGTGGCAGGAGGCGGCCCTGGCCTGTGGTCGGGCGCGGTCCACTGCTGGTGCAGGTTCCTCGCCTCGTCCAGCCATCGGTCGCTCCCTGCCCCGGTGA
- a CDS encoding ABC transporter substrate-binding protein: MRKLLPAALALAATLTASGCGATVEPAKSTTSHAVTLTNCGRKVTYDKVPQRVVTNDVGITELMFALGLEDRMAGFAMPDDKGDLNGVPWKDGYNRVKWLSKDQLTKENVLDARADLVFAGWNYGFREDSGFTPDALHKLGIPTYTLTESCRNGRTETSRGIMPPLEALYTDLTNLGKLFGVEKRAATLIAGFRKEVAAVHDKAPAERPKVFLYDSGQDQPFTSGRYAAPEQIISEAGGVNVMHDVADSWTTVGWESVVERDPDIIVICDYGDVSAERKKKFLLSYAPLRNVSAVKHRRIFVLDYVDLVESPRNPSAIARLGAYLRTAQR; encoded by the coding sequence ATGCGCAAGCTGCTTCCCGCCGCCCTCGCCCTCGCCGCGACCCTCACCGCCTCCGGCTGCGGTGCGACGGTCGAGCCGGCCAAGAGCACGACGTCCCACGCGGTCACCCTGACCAACTGCGGCCGGAAGGTCACCTACGACAAGGTCCCGCAGCGGGTCGTCACCAACGACGTCGGGATCACCGAGCTGATGTTCGCGCTCGGCCTGGAGGACCGCATGGCCGGGTTCGCGATGCCCGACGACAAGGGCGACCTGAACGGGGTGCCCTGGAAGGACGGCTACAACCGGGTGAAGTGGCTGTCGAAGGACCAGCTCACCAAGGAGAACGTCCTCGACGCCCGCGCCGACCTGGTCTTCGCCGGCTGGAACTACGGCTTCCGCGAGGACAGCGGCTTCACGCCCGACGCGCTGCACAAGCTCGGCATCCCCACCTACACGCTCACCGAGTCCTGCCGCAACGGCCGCACCGAGACCTCACGCGGGATCATGCCGCCCCTGGAGGCCCTCTACACGGACCTCACCAATCTCGGGAAGCTGTTCGGCGTCGAGAAGCGGGCGGCCACGCTGATCGCCGGCTTCAGGAAGGAGGTCGCCGCCGTGCACGACAAGGCGCCCGCCGAGCGTCCCAAGGTGTTCCTCTACGACAGCGGGCAGGACCAGCCCTTCACGTCCGGGCGGTATGCCGCACCCGAGCAGATCATCAGCGAGGCGGGCGGGGTCAACGTCATGCACGACGTCGCCGACTCCTGGACGACGGTGGGCTGGGAGAGCGTCGTCGAACGGGACCCGGACATCATCGTGATCTGCGACTACGGCGACGTGAGCGCCGAGCGGAAGAAGAAGTTCCTGCTCTCCTACGCGCCGCTGCGGAACGTCTCGGCCGTGAAGCACCGGCGGATCTTCGTCCTCGACTACGTCGACCTGGTCGAGAGTCCGCGCAACCCGTCCGCGATCGCCCGCCTCGGCGCGTATCTGCGGACGGCACAGCGGTGA
- a CDS encoding ABC transporter ATP-binding protein: MRLDIEGVSVEAAGARLVDDIRLTVDSGTVVGLVGPNGSGKSTLLRCVYRALRPVAGAVRLDGEDIARMPSRAAARLLAALPQESSAEFDFTVAEVVTMGRLPHKDRTAASDQRICADAMDRTGVGHLADRGFLALSGGERQRVLIARALAQQPRVLVLDEPTNHLDVAHQLDVLSLVRTSGLTVLTALHDLNLAAAHCDVLYVLAAGRIVASGPPRDVLRPDLLAEVFGVRAHPVRHPETGAVQLLFDRLSTTTP; the protein is encoded by the coding sequence GTGCGCCTGGACATCGAGGGCGTGTCCGTCGAGGCCGCCGGTGCCCGGCTCGTCGACGACATCCGGCTCACCGTGGACAGCGGAACGGTCGTCGGACTGGTCGGCCCCAACGGCAGCGGCAAGTCGACCCTCCTGCGCTGCGTGTACCGTGCGCTGCGGCCGGTCGCGGGCGCGGTGCGGCTCGACGGCGAGGACATCGCGCGGATGCCGTCCCGCGCCGCCGCCCGGCTGCTGGCGGCGCTGCCGCAGGAGTCGTCGGCCGAGTTCGACTTCACCGTCGCCGAGGTCGTCACCATGGGACGGCTGCCCCACAAGGACCGTACGGCCGCGTCGGATCAGAGGATCTGTGCCGACGCCATGGACCGCACCGGCGTCGGGCACCTCGCCGACCGCGGGTTCCTCGCCCTGTCCGGCGGCGAGCGGCAACGGGTCCTCATCGCCCGCGCCCTGGCCCAGCAGCCCCGGGTCCTCGTCCTGGACGAGCCCACCAACCACCTCGATGTCGCCCACCAGTTGGACGTGCTGTCCCTGGTCCGGACGAGCGGCCTGACCGTGCTGACGGCCCTGCACGACCTGAATCTGGCCGCCGCGCACTGCGATGTGCTGTACGTGCTCGCCGCCGGCCGGATCGTCGCGTCGGGACCGCCGCGCGACGTGCTCCGGCCGGACCTGCTGGCCGAGGTGTTCGGCGTCCGCGCGCATCCCGTACGGCATCCGGAGACCGGTGCCGTCCAGCTCCTCTTCGACCGGCTTTCGACCACCACCCCGTAA